TTTTTGAAAACAAAAACTAACATGAAAAACTACCTATTTCTAGGGATGATGAGCACTGTTATACTCTTTAACAGCTGCAGCAACGGTGATGACAATACCAATGATTCTTCAGAAAAAAAATTACTCCTGAGCAAAGTGACCACTACCTATATGGGTATTCCTGACAACGTGGAAACAGGCATACTTACATTTCAATACAATAATAAGGGACAACTTGTAAAAATGCAATCTAAAGACGGAACCACTACCTTTGAATATAATAATAATAATAATAAACCCGTAAAATCAAATTATTACAACAGTCAACAAAAATTAGAATATTATTCTGAATTTAGCTACGACGGAAACCAGTTGATAGGTAATAAAGTTGTATCTCCAACCCCTCAAAACAATATAACTTATAAATACACTTATGCTCTCAACGGCCAGCTTGCCACTTCAACTATTTGTAATTCTGTAAATTGCTCCAGCCCTACTATTGAATATTATACCTATAACGGTGATAATGTTTCTGTATATACTGTAAATATTGGTGAAACTAACTTTAGCCTAAAAAACGAATATTCTTCTGATAATAAATTTACTCCTTACACCAATATCAATAAGTATCTGAAAATTTTCTTTAGAAGGACCGAAACTTTAAGTAAAAATAACTACTTAACAGATAAAAATAGCTCTAACTCTTCAGGAAATTGGCTACCCAATGATACTATCACTTATACTTTAGAATACAATAGCTCAGGGTTTCCTATCAAATCTTTAGGAAAAAACCAAAATGGAAAATCTATTGTTCAATATGATTACGAATATATTATCCAATAATAAACAAGCTCTCCATTCTTGGGGAGTTTTTATTTTATAGAAGCTAATCCCACTATCCGTTCATACTCCTCACGCCTTGCATTCCCTATTCTAATCTATCAACTTCCTTGCTTTTACTGTGGGATATCCACTTCTACCGGGCTAAAATTTTTGTTTCTGTTCCGTATTTTGCCCATATTTTTTCATCATCATAGGGAAGTTAGCAAAAAATGAATATATTTAGCTCCTTAAACAAAACATTAATTCATGAAAAAACAAAGAGTATCGAATGCGTTTGTCGCAGCATCTTGGATAGCATTGGGAGCCGGAATGATTGGTTTTATTGTAGGTCTTGTAAGAGCTGAAATGCTGCTGAACGAGAAAGGCTACTATTTCACCATTCTATTATATGGTTTATTTGCAGTAGTATCCTTACAAAAAGCGGTGCGTGATAAATTAGAAAACATTCAGGTAACTGATATTTACTATGGGATCTGCTGGTTCGCTACATTATCATCAATTGTATTACTGGCTATCGGACTTTGGAATGCTACCATACTTCCGAGTGAAAAAGGATTCTATGCCTTCGCATTTCTCCTCGCTCTTTTTGGTGCCATCGCCGTTCAGAAAAATACCCGAGACAATATGCTTCAAGAATAATACAAAAACTCTCCAGATCTGGAGAGTTTTTATTTTATAAAATCCACAACCATTACCCTCTTATCATATACAAAAATCTAGCATTGTTATTATTATTTTCTTCATTACATTTCAGATAACAAATGCACATAACGAATTCATCAAAAAATAAAAACAAGAAAGCCCCACTGTAATGAGTGAGGCTTTTATTTTTAAGCTTTAAAAACTATTTGTCGAAGTAGTTGGGATGGTGATTTTTAATATCATCCACCGTTCCCAGTACTTTATCCTTTAAAGAATCCTGATACTTTTGAAGTTTTCCGGCCACTTCCTCATTACCGCTTCCTATAATTTTAGCAGCTAAAATACCAGCATTCAATGCTCCATTCAAAGCCACTGTTGCCACAGGTATTCCTCCCGGCATCTGAAGAATTGATAGTACAGAATCCCAACCATCAATAGAATTGCTTGATAAAATGGGAACCCCGATTACCGGAAGTGTTGTACAGCTTGCCACCATTCCCGGAAGATGTGCTGCTCCTCCTGCACCGGCAACAATTACCTTTAAGCCTCTTTCATGGGCTGTCTTTGCATAATCGAACATTCTTTCAGGTGTTCTGTGTGCTGAAACTACTGTCAATTCATATGGAATATCCAGACTTTTCAGGAAATTTGCAGCCTGTTCCATGATTGGCAGATCACTCTGACTGCCCATAATAATTCCTACCATCTTCAATTTTTATTAGATGTTCAAAGATAAAAAATTTAAACCTGTCACTAAAATTTAGTCTAAAAGTTTAAAATATAAATCAAAAAGAAATCAATAGGTTTAAATAATCAATTCACGCTTTTTGTAATGATAGATAAATTCATTATTTAAATCTGTACCTGTAAAAATTAAAGTAACTGCAACCATAATGTTTATTTTAAAACAGGTAAATTTGCCTATTACACCACGATTTCCTTGAAAGATTATAAACTTATTTTTGCCGTTTTTACTGTTGCCATTGTATGGGGAACTACATTTTTAGCCATCCGTATTGCCGTAGAAACTATCCCTGCATGGTTTGTTGCCGGAATCCGCCAACTTTTTGCTTCCATCATCATGCTTGTCATTCTTCTTTCAAGAAAAGAATTTAAATGGATTGGCTGGAAAAATCTAAAATATCAGATCATTTTTTCTTCCCTAATGCTCATCATAGCCAACGGAATGGTTACGGTAGCAGAAGAAAGTGTAACCAGCAGTCTGGCTTCACTCATCAGTGCCTGTGCCCCTATTTTAGTTTTTCTGGGGAGTCTTGCCTTTGGTTTACAAAAATTCAGTCTCCGCGCCTTGGCTGGAGTCCTGATATGCTTTAGTGGTGTGCTTTTTGTGTTCTGGGACGGACTTAAAGATCTGGCTAATCCGGATTACAGAACCGGAATGCTTTTTCTTTTTTGCGCTATTTCAGGTTGGGCTTCCGGAACAATCTTTACTAAAAAATTAAATATTCAAAGCGGTAATATTACTCTTAATTTATTTTATCAGTTTTTGTTTGCAGGAGTTGTTCAGGTTATTTTTGCGTTTCTGTTTTCAGAGAATTATAATTTTGGAAACTGGACATTGAAAAGCATCTCTGCAATGCTGTATCTTTCTATATTCGGATCTGTGGCAGCCTTTTTTGCATTTCATTATGCCTTAACGAAGATCTCACCGGTACAGGTTTCTATTTTAGCCTATATCAATACCATTATTGCCATATTTTTGGGTTGGTTGATTATGGATGAACCTATCTCAGTCAAGTTTATTTTGGCAGCAGCCTTGATTATTTGTGGAGTATTTATCATCAATTACAAACCTGAAATGTTTAAAAAGCAGAAAGCAGTACA
This genomic interval from Chryseobacterium joostei contains the following:
- the purE gene encoding 5-(carboxyamino)imidazole ribonucleotide mutase, with protein sequence MVGIIMGSQSDLPIMEQAANFLKSLDIPYELTVVSAHRTPERMFDYAKTAHERGLKVIVAGAGGAAHLPGMVASCTTLPVIGVPILSSNSIDGWDSVLSILQMPGGIPVATVALNGALNAGILAAKIIGSGNEEVAGKLQKYQDSLKDKVLGTVDDIKNHHPNYFDK
- the yiaA gene encoding inner membrane protein YiaA, giving the protein MKKQRVSNAFVAASWIALGAGMIGFIVGLVRAEMLLNEKGYYFTILLYGLFAVVSLQKAVRDKLENIQVTDIYYGICWFATLSSIVLLAIGLWNATILPSEKGFYAFAFLLALFGAIAVQKNTRDNMLQE
- a CDS encoding DMT family transporter, producing MKDYKLIFAVFTVAIVWGTTFLAIRIAVETIPAWFVAGIRQLFASIIMLVILLSRKEFKWIGWKNLKYQIIFSSLMLIIANGMVTVAEESVTSSLASLISACAPILVFLGSLAFGLQKFSLRALAGVLICFSGVLFVFWDGLKDLANPDYRTGMLFLFCAISGWASGTIFTKKLNIQSGNITLNLFYQFLFAGVVQVIFAFLFSENYNFGNWTLKSISAMLYLSIFGSVAAFFAFHYALTKISPVQVSILAYINTIIAIFLGWLIMDEPISVKFILAAALIICGVFIINYKPEMFKKQKAVQ